A DNA window from Comamonas fluminis contains the following coding sequences:
- a CDS encoding aspartyl/asparaginyl beta-hydroxylase domain-containing protein encodes MAKIIVLALVLMFFGCGLYMHLRGKVRHKVVKQLFDHSTFTAPFNVFMLMFSKVPRTPYLPTSTFPELAPLQANWREIREEAVNLQKNMQIKAAANNDDAGFNSFFKTGWKRFYLKWYGDAHPSAMELCPKTTALVKSIPSVKAAMFAELPPGAKLNLHRDPYAGSLRYHLAVLAPNDDRCMIEVDGTPYSWREGEGVIFDETYMHWAENRSEGNRIVLFCDVERPMTNGFAQWLNHWLGKNVVAAASSPNNEGDPRGMISKLFKVSFYMGKYRRKFRDWNPAFYKLLKFGLMIAVLALFIWWLLPTK; translated from the coding sequence ATGGCAAAAATCATTGTTCTGGCCCTGGTGCTCATGTTCTTCGGCTGCGGCCTGTACATGCACCTGCGCGGCAAGGTGCGTCACAAGGTGGTGAAGCAGTTGTTCGACCACTCCACCTTCACGGCACCGTTCAACGTCTTCATGCTGATGTTCAGCAAGGTGCCGCGCACGCCCTATCTGCCCACCAGCACCTTCCCCGAGCTGGCACCACTGCAGGCCAATTGGCGCGAGATCCGCGAAGAAGCCGTCAATTTGCAGAAAAACATGCAGATCAAGGCTGCCGCCAACAACGACGATGCAGGCTTCAACTCCTTCTTCAAGACTGGCTGGAAGCGCTTTTACCTGAAGTGGTACGGTGACGCCCACCCATCCGCCATGGAGCTGTGCCCCAAGACCACGGCACTGGTCAAGTCCATCCCCAGCGTCAAGGCCGCCATGTTTGCCGAGCTGCCGCCCGGCGCCAAGCTCAACCTGCACCGCGACCCGTATGCTGGCTCGCTGCGCTACCACCTGGCCGTGCTGGCGCCCAATGACGACCGCTGCATGATCGAAGTGGACGGCACGCCGTACAGCTGGCGCGAAGGCGAAGGCGTGATCTTTGACGAGACCTATATGCACTGGGCCGAGAACCGCAGCGAAGGCAACCGCATCGTGCTGTTTTGCGATGTGGAGCGCCCCATGACCAATGGCTTTGCCCAGTGGCTCAACCACTGGCTGGGCAAGAACGTGGTGGCTGCTGCCAGCTCGCCTAACAATGAGGGCGACCCACGCGGCATGATCAGCAAGCTGTTCAAGGTCTCGTTCTACATGGGCAAGTACCGCCGCAAGTTCCGCGACTGGAATCCGGCCTTTTACAAGCTCCTCAAATTCGGTCTGATGATTGCCGTGCTGGCACTCTTTATCTGGTGGCTGCTCCCCACGAAATAA
- a CDS encoding TetR/AcrR family transcriptional regulator, giving the protein MTRSSPDSAPVTRRRTRGPSPQKTELTRSEIVTAAIAEFMDVGITRATMDKIAKRANLAKGTLYLHFASKEELLLGALEVTFSESALSALSLPRHDGESMHAYISRLVTPPMVRFHQSVRADLARLVLGEAKRFPMLGQFYLERIFSPWHALVEQLYQRALDEGELQGILPSTAAMLTGSPFWVYLANDSMQGVVKAGCQPAELSQVQIDAIFGRYAPSPAR; this is encoded by the coding sequence ATGACTCGCTCCTCACCCGATTCTGCCCCTGTCACGCGGCGCCGCACGCGCGGCCCCAGCCCGCAGAAGACCGAGTTGACCCGCAGCGAAATCGTGACCGCCGCGATTGCCGAATTCATGGACGTGGGCATCACCCGCGCCACGATGGACAAAATTGCCAAGCGGGCCAACTTGGCCAAGGGCACGCTATACCTGCACTTTGCATCCAAGGAAGAGCTTCTGCTGGGGGCCCTTGAGGTGACATTCAGCGAATCCGCCTTGTCTGCCTTGAGCCTGCCGCGCCATGACGGCGAGAGCATGCATGCCTATATTTCCCGGCTGGTCACACCGCCGATGGTGCGTTTTCACCAGTCGGTGCGAGCCGACTTGGCTCGTCTGGTGCTGGGCGAAGCCAAGCGTTTTCCCATGCTGGGCCAGTTCTATCTGGAGAGGATTTTTTCACCCTGGCACGCACTGGTAGAGCAGTTGTATCAGCGCGCCCTGGATGAAGGCGAGCTGCAAGGCATCTTGCCAAGCACTGCAGCCATGCTGACCGGATCACCATTCTGGGTCTATCTGGCCAACGACTCCATGCAAGGCGTCGTCAAAGCTGGCTGCCAGCCTGCCGAGCTTTCACAGGTGCAGATCGATGCCATTTTTGGCCGCTACGCCCCCAGCCCCGCCAGGTAG
- a CDS encoding membrane-bound PQQ-dependent dehydrogenase, glucose/quinate/shikimate family, with the protein MSTTQTAKPSGGLLPRIFGVVLVLVGLVLAIGGIRLAALGGSWYYLIAGLLTVISGVFLVKRNAKGGLLYLVVVVGTVIWALAEVGAFFWGLVPRLAPVLVLGFLAALCVRTLSGKQNKLAIPAAAVQALVLLAGAVSIFTPHDTVQNTAKLGETPVREVATVSDASSADNQSLQFGRDADSARYAPLDQINAANVNQLKVAWTFHTGSKTGKNYEDQNTPIQIGDSLYICTPENRVMALDAETGEKRWEWNPHVKEASFWNRCRGVAYYEMPQEMKSADGLCDTRIITTMKDARLWALDAKTGKVCSSFGKNGSTDLSEGMGPYEEHFYMPTSQPFVVGSRVIVGGWVWDSQRTDEPSGVVRAFDLKTGEIDWAWDLANPGITKLPPEGETYTKGTPNWWSSGAYDAKLNLIYLPLGNGTPDFWGGHRSKETDAHSSSMVALHADTGKLAWKFQGIRNDTWDYDVASPPTLVDLPDGKGGETPALVMATKTHQLFMLDRRDGKPVAQVEDRPVSQEMLPGDRVAATQPFSVGMPQLAKDKLEETDMWGATMFDQLYCRIKFKQLRNDGMFTKMTDKPTLIWPGYYGGFNWGGMSVDKKRNLLIVNDMKMPQIGWLMPQDKFDEAKAIAKTMGKGAGVPQQKGTPYVAIRGAFNSPLDIPCHAPSWGNLTAIDLTTRKIAWQVPMGTVEDSVLKGVRASLPVPLGMPSLSGPITTAGDLVFHVGTQDYYIRAYDVKTGKEVWKDRLPVGAQATPMTYLSPKSGRQFVVTVAGGARMTDDRGDYIIAYALPQK; encoded by the coding sequence ATGTCTACAACACAAACAGCCAAGCCCTCTGGTGGCTTACTGCCACGCATTTTTGGCGTGGTTCTCGTGCTGGTGGGCCTGGTTCTGGCGATCGGCGGCATTCGCCTCGCTGCGCTGGGTGGGTCCTGGTACTACCTTATCGCCGGTTTGCTGACGGTTATTTCCGGTGTCTTTCTGGTCAAGCGCAATGCCAAGGGCGGCCTGCTGTACCTGGTGGTCGTGGTCGGCACGGTGATCTGGGCGCTGGCCGAAGTCGGTGCTTTTTTCTGGGGCCTGGTGCCTCGCCTGGCGCCGGTGCTGGTGCTGGGCTTTTTGGCAGCGCTGTGTGTTCGGACGCTTTCTGGTAAGCAAAACAAGCTGGCCATCCCCGCCGCCGCTGTGCAAGCTCTTGTGCTGCTGGCCGGTGCGGTGTCCATCTTCACGCCGCACGATACGGTGCAAAACACCGCCAAGCTGGGCGAGACCCCGGTGCGCGAAGTGGCCACGGTGTCTGATGCCAGCAGTGCCGACAATCAATCGCTGCAATTTGGCCGTGATGCCGACAGTGCCCGCTATGCGCCGCTGGACCAGATCAATGCTGCCAATGTGAACCAGCTGAAAGTGGCATGGACTTTCCATACAGGTTCAAAAACTGGCAAAAACTACGAAGACCAGAACACGCCTATTCAGATTGGCGACAGCCTGTACATCTGCACGCCAGAAAACCGCGTGATGGCGCTGGATGCCGAGACTGGCGAAAAGCGCTGGGAGTGGAATCCTCATGTGAAGGAAGCATCGTTCTGGAATCGCTGCCGTGGTGTGGCGTATTACGAGATGCCCCAGGAGATGAAGTCGGCCGATGGCTTGTGCGACACCCGCATCATCACCACGATGAAGGATGCCCGGCTGTGGGCCTTGGATGCCAAGACCGGCAAGGTGTGCTCCAGCTTCGGCAAAAACGGCTCGACTGATTTGTCCGAAGGCATGGGCCCGTATGAAGAGCATTTCTACATGCCCACTTCGCAGCCCTTTGTGGTGGGCAGCCGCGTCATTGTGGGCGGCTGGGTCTGGGACAGCCAGCGCACCGATGAGCCTTCGGGCGTGGTGCGTGCGTTTGACCTGAAAACGGGTGAGATTGACTGGGCATGGGATCTGGCCAACCCCGGCATCACCAAGCTGCCTCCCGAAGGTGAAACCTACACCAAGGGCACGCCCAACTGGTGGTCGTCTGGCGCCTATGACGCCAAGCTGAACCTGATCTATCTGCCGCTGGGCAACGGAACACCTGACTTCTGGGGTGGCCACCGCAGCAAGGAAACCGATGCGCATTCCAGCTCCATGGTGGCGCTGCATGCCGACACCGGCAAGCTGGCCTGGAAGTTCCAGGGCATCCGCAATGACACGTGGGACTATGACGTTGCCTCGCCTCCCACTCTGGTTGACCTGCCCGATGGCAAGGGCGGCGAAACGCCTGCACTGGTGATGGCGACCAAGACGCACCAGCTGTTCATGCTGGACCGCCGCGATGGCAAGCCCGTGGCCCAGGTGGAAGACCGTCCCGTGTCGCAAGAGATGTTGCCCGGTGACCGCGTTGCTGCGACGCAGCCCTTCTCGGTTGGCATGCCGCAACTGGCCAAGGACAAGCTGGAAGAAACCGATATGTGGGGTGCCACCATGTTCGATCAGCTGTATTGCCGCATCAAGTTCAAGCAACTGCGCAATGACGGCATGTTTACAAAGATGACGGATAAGCCCACGCTGATCTGGCCTGGCTACTACGGTGGCTTCAACTGGGGCGGCATGTCGGTGGACAAGAAGCGCAATCTGCTGATCGTCAACGACATGAAGATGCCGCAAATTGGCTGGCTGATGCCGCAGGACAAGTTCGACGAAGCCAAGGCTATTGCCAAGACCATGGGCAAGGGTGCGGGCGTACCCCAGCAAAAGGGAACGCCGTATGTGGCGATTCGCGGTGCATTCAACTCGCCGCTGGATATCCCCTGCCACGCACCGTCGTGGGGCAATCTGACCGCCATTGACCTGACCACCCGGAAGATTGCCTGGCAAGTGCCCATGGGCACGGTGGAAGACAGTGTGCTCAAGGGCGTGCGTGCTTCGCTGCCTGTGCCACTGGGTATGCCATCGCTGTCCGGTCCCATCACCACGGCGGGTGACCTGGTCTTTCACGTCGGCACGCAGGATTACTACATCCGTGCCTATGACGTGAAGACTGGCAAAGAGGTCTGGAAAGACCGCCTGCCCGTGGGGGCCCAGGCCACGCCCATGACCTATCTTTCGCCCAAATCGGGCCGCCAGTTTGTGGTGACCGTGGCTGGGGGCGCCCGCATGACGGATGACCGTGGCGACTACATCATTGCCTACGCATTGCCCCAGAAGTGA
- a CDS encoding RNA polymerase factor sigma-54 produces MKPGLSLRVSQHLSLTPQLQQSIQLLQLSTLELAQEVEQMLIDNPFLERDAEDAGAPDEIAASLNNSSISEIYQSEKETEKAQAASESIAEPATAETPENLNWEADGIDGQDGEWGGESSSEWDSPSLSGSGSGSNRDSDDEVDAIDLAREHVSLTDFLHRQALSLHLGAEDMAALRFLIESLSDDGYLEDPLQELAQSLAGDDFEEREELEQRFSIALKLLQSLEPVGVGARDLAECLQLQLRDLIREAEDEGTTQAHMNLLLLAQNICAQPMDLLARRDLRKLTSLCGAREEALREAMALIARLEPRPGRRFMDVERQIVVPDVIVRPVRASSGRVDFAVQLNPDVMPKLRVHDIYASVLRRHKNSESHAALQQRLQEARWFIKNIQQRFDTILRVSEAIVERQKNFFVHGELAMRPLVLRDIADQLGLHESTISRVTTAKYMATPQGTFELKYFFGSGLGTETGGSASSTAVRALIKQFVDAEDTKKPLSDAKLADMLKEQGIECARRTVAKYREQLKIPTTTLRKAL; encoded by the coding sequence ATGAAACCAGGGCTGTCGCTACGCGTATCGCAACATCTGTCGCTGACGCCGCAGCTGCAGCAATCGATTCAGCTGCTGCAGCTGTCCACTCTGGAGCTGGCGCAGGAAGTCGAGCAGATGCTGATCGACAACCCTTTTCTTGAGCGCGATGCGGAGGATGCGGGCGCTCCTGATGAAATAGCAGCCAGCCTAAACAACTCAAGCATTTCAGAGATATATCAATCAGAAAAAGAGACTGAGAAAGCGCAGGCAGCTTCAGAATCCATAGCAGAGCCCGCCACCGCAGAAACCCCGGAAAACCTGAACTGGGAAGCCGATGGCATTGATGGCCAGGATGGCGAGTGGGGCGGGGAATCCAGCAGCGAGTGGGATAGCCCATCGCTCAGTGGCAGCGGCTCTGGCAGCAACCGGGACAGTGACGATGAGGTCGATGCCATTGACCTGGCCCGCGAGCATGTGAGCCTGACCGACTTTCTGCATCGCCAGGCGCTGAGCCTGCACCTCGGGGCAGAAGACATGGCTGCGCTGCGTTTTCTGATCGAGTCGCTCAGTGACGACGGCTACCTTGAAGACCCCTTGCAAGAGCTGGCGCAAAGCCTGGCTGGTGATGACTTTGAGGAGCGTGAAGAGCTGGAGCAGCGCTTTTCCATTGCACTCAAACTGTTGCAAAGTCTGGAGCCCGTAGGCGTTGGCGCGCGCGACCTGGCTGAATGCCTGCAGCTGCAACTGCGCGATCTGATCCGCGAGGCCGAGGACGAGGGCACGACACAAGCGCACATGAATCTGCTGCTTCTGGCGCAAAACATCTGCGCCCAGCCCATGGACCTGCTGGCGCGGCGTGATCTGCGCAAGCTCACCAGCCTGTGCGGCGCCCGTGAAGAGGCTTTGCGCGAAGCCATGGCACTGATTGCACGGCTGGAGCCACGGCCAGGGCGCCGGTTTATGGATGTGGAGCGCCAGATCGTGGTGCCTGATGTCATCGTGCGCCCTGTGCGCGCCAGTTCAGGCCGCGTTGATTTTGCCGTGCAGCTCAACCCCGATGTGATGCCCAAGCTGCGTGTGCACGATATCTACGCCAGCGTGCTGCGCCGCCACAAAAACAGCGAAAGCCATGCCGCACTGCAGCAGCGTCTGCAGGAGGCCCGCTGGTTCATCAAGAACATTCAGCAGCGTTTCGACACCATCTTGCGCGTCTCTGAAGCGATTGTGGAGCGGCAGAAAAACTTCTTCGTGCATGGCGAGTTGGCCATGCGCCCGCTGGTGTTGCGCGATATTGCAGACCAGTTGGGCCTGCATGAATCCACCATCAGCCGTGTGACAACCGCCAAGTACATGGCCACGCCGCAAGGCACATTCGAGCTGAAGTACTTCTTTGGCTCAGGCCTGGGCACAGAAACCGGCGGCAGCGCGTCCAGCACGGCAGTGCGTGCGCTGATCAAGCAGTTTGTGGACGCGGAAGACACGAAAAAGCCGTTATCAGACGCCAAACTGGCCGATATGCTCAAGGAGCAAGGCATCGAATGTGCCCGCCGCACCGTCGCCAAATACCGCGAACAGCTCAAGATACCCACGACCACGCTGCGCAAGGCGCTGTAA
- the lptB gene encoding LPS export ABC transporter ATP-binding protein yields the protein MIEPTFSDASGSRTGEAGSRLEARHLAKSYGSRKVVKDVSLSVQKGEVVGLLGPNGAGKTTSFYMIVGLVRSDGGEIFIDGHAVGNMPIHQRSRLGLSYLPQEASIFRKLSVEDNVRAVLELQKDEQGKTLSREEVEKRLTGLLQELRVDHLRESPALALSGGERRRVEIARALATQPRFILLDEPFAGIDPIAVIEIQRIIGFLKERGIGVLITDHNVRETLGICDHAFIISDGHVLAEGTPEQIVENADVRRVYLGEHFRM from the coding sequence ATGATCGAGCCCACTTTCTCTGACGCCAGCGGCAGCCGCACCGGAGAGGCCGGCAGCCGTCTGGAGGCCCGGCATCTGGCCAAGTCCTATGGCAGCCGCAAGGTGGTCAAGGACGTATCCCTGTCCGTGCAAAAAGGCGAAGTGGTCGGTCTGCTCGGCCCCAATGGCGCGGGCAAGACCACATCGTTTTACATGATTGTGGGTCTGGTGCGCAGCGATGGTGGCGAGATCTTCATCGACGGCCACGCTGTGGGCAATATGCCGATTCATCAGCGCTCGCGTCTGGGTCTTTCCTATCTGCCTCAGGAAGCCTCGATCTTTCGCAAACTCAGCGTGGAAGACAATGTGCGCGCCGTGCTGGAGCTGCAAAAAGATGAGCAAGGCAAGACGCTGAGCCGTGAAGAGGTGGAAAAGCGCCTGACGGGCCTGCTGCAGGAACTGCGCGTGGACCATCTGCGTGAATCTCCGGCGCTGGCGCTGTCTGGTGGTGAGCGCCGCCGCGTGGAAATTGCCCGTGCGCTGGCCACGCAGCCGCGTTTCATTCTGCTGGACGAGCCTTTTGCCGGTATCGACCCTATCGCGGTGATCGAAATTCAGCGCATCATCGGCTTCCTCAAGGAGCGCGGCATTGGCGTTCTGATTACCGACCACAACGTGCGCGAAACGCTGGGCATTTGCGATCACGCCTTCATCATCAGCGACGGTCATGTGCTGGCCGAAGGCACACCAGAGCAGATCGTGGAGAACGCCGATGTGCGCCGCGTCTATCTGGGCGAGCATTTCAGGATGTGA
- the lptA gene encoding lipopolysaccharide transport periplasmic protein LptA: protein MNKTLLPLALACALAAATGIAHAEKADSAKPMNIEADALRHDELKQTSVFTGNVVMTKGSIVLRGAQLDVRQDAEGYQYGVIVAEPGKRAFFRQKRDTVPGQPEEFIEGEGETIEYDGKADIVKFIRRGEMRRYRGGQLNDQVTGSIIIYNNITDVYTVDGQKTSGGLPSSSVGQGGRVRAVMAPKDGTPGAQPKPATPATQLRQSMTLGGEKVDEKK, encoded by the coding sequence ATGAATAAAACACTCCTACCTCTTGCGCTGGCCTGCGCTCTGGCGGCAGCGACTGGCATCGCCCATGCCGAAAAGGCCGACAGTGCCAAGCCCATGAACATCGAGGCGGACGCTCTGCGTCATGATGAGCTCAAGCAGACCAGCGTCTTCACCGGCAATGTGGTGATGACCAAGGGCTCCATCGTGCTGCGTGGTGCGCAGCTGGATGTGCGCCAGGACGCAGAGGGTTACCAGTACGGCGTCATCGTGGCGGAACCCGGCAAGCGTGCCTTCTTCCGCCAAAAGCGCGATACCGTGCCAGGCCAGCCCGAAGAGTTCATTGAAGGCGAAGGCGAGACCATTGAGTACGACGGCAAGGCCGATATCGTCAAGTTCATTCGCCGCGGCGAAATGCGCCGCTATCGCGGTGGGCAGCTCAATGACCAGGTGACGGGCTCCATCATCATCTACAACAACATCACCGACGTTTACACGGTCGATGGTCAGAAGACTAGCGGCGGCCTGCCCAGCTCTTCCGTAGGCCAGGGTGGTCGTGTCCGCGCTGTCATGGCACCCAAGGACGGCACGCCCGGCGCTCAGCCCAAGCCCGCGACACCTGCAACGCAGCTGCGCCAGAGCATGACGCTGGGCGGCGAGAAAGTTGACGAGAAGAAATGA
- a CDS encoding thiol:disulfide interchange protein DsbA/DsbL, which yields MKRREFSMAASAAAAGALTLGASSSWAQGAAPKEGKDYIKLGKPASVSAPAGKVEVIEFFWYSCPHCNAFEPQFEAWVKSQPADVVVQRVPVAFNASFVPQQKLYFTLEGMNLLPQLHAKVFRTIHVERNLLKTDDAIFEWVGKQGVDLAKFKTVYNSFTVNNQVRKASQLQNEYDVEGVPAMGVAGRYYTDGTKAGNMENVLRVVNALVASSRKA from the coding sequence ATGAAACGCCGTGAATTTTCTATGGCTGCCTCGGCAGCTGCTGCTGGTGCTCTGACTTTGGGCGCTTCCTCTAGCTGGGCCCAGGGCGCTGCGCCCAAGGAAGGCAAGGACTACATCAAGCTGGGCAAGCCCGCTTCGGTCAGTGCACCGGCAGGCAAGGTCGAGGTGATTGAGTTCTTCTGGTACAGCTGCCCCCATTGCAATGCCTTCGAGCCTCAGTTTGAAGCCTGGGTCAAGAGCCAGCCTGCCGATGTCGTGGTGCAGCGCGTGCCTGTGGCGTTCAATGCATCCTTTGTCCCCCAGCAGAAGCTGTACTTCACGCTGGAAGGCATGAACCTGCTGCCCCAGCTGCATGCCAAGGTGTTCCGCACCATTCACGTGGAGCGCAACCTGCTCAAGACCGATGACGCCATCTTCGAGTGGGTTGGCAAGCAGGGTGTGGATCTGGCCAAGTTCAAGACCGTCTACAACTCTTTCACCGTGAACAATCAGGTGCGCAAGGCTAGCCAGCTGCAAAACGAGTACGACGTGGAAGGCGTGCCTGCCATGGGCGTGGCGGGTCGTTACTACACAGACGGCACCAAGGCCGGCAACATGGAAAACGTGCTGCGCGTGGTGAATGCGCTGGTGGCATCCAGCCGCAAAGCCTGA
- a CDS encoding SPOR domain-containing protein yields MKKQQRGGTILGLIFGMVIGLAAALAVAIYVTKVPVPFLTKGGNNTQRDAAEAERNRNWDPNAPLQSRQPAPPPVAAPTAPSDVTVTPPTTPAQPTSTGGVATPTTPTTPTTPAAPATPEPTKPAQAADPLGDLVKERSAAADKADKAEKARAEREKAAAQAAQSGDAAFNYFVQAGAFRGQSEAEAQRAKLAMLGWESRISEREQNGITIFRVRVGPFGKRDDAESLKGKLDGAGVDSSLVRAAK; encoded by the coding sequence ATGAAGAAGCAGCAACGCGGTGGCACCATTCTGGGGCTTATCTTTGGCATGGTCATCGGTCTGGCAGCAGCGCTGGCCGTGGCTATCTATGTGACCAAGGTGCCAGTGCCATTCCTGACCAAGGGTGGCAACAACACGCAAAGAGATGCGGCGGAAGCCGAGCGCAACAGAAACTGGGACCCCAACGCTCCGCTGCAAAGCCGCCAGCCAGCGCCGCCACCTGTGGCAGCGCCCACAGCGCCCAGCGATGTGACCGTGACGCCGCCCACCACACCGGCGCAGCCCACATCGACGGGCGGCGTGGCCACACCAACGACACCCACGACGCCAACCACTCCCGCAGCGCCTGCTACGCCCGAGCCGACCAAGCCCGCGCAAGCCGCAGATCCGCTGGGTGATCTGGTCAAGGAGCGCTCTGCCGCTGCTGACAAGGCGGACAAGGCTGAAAAGGCCCGTGCAGAGCGTGAAAAGGCGGCGGCTCAGGCTGCTCAGTCGGGCGACGCTGCATTCAACTACTTTGTGCAGGCTGGTGCTTTCCGCGGCCAGAGCGAAGCCGAGGCACAGCGCGCCAAGCTGGCCATGCTGGGCTGGGAGTCGCGCATCAGCGAACGTGAGCAAAACGGCATCACCATCTTCCGCGTGCGTGTAGGCCCGTTTGGCAAGCGCGATGATGCGGAGTCCCTCAAGGGCAAGCTGGATGGGGCTGGCGTGGATTCTTCGCTGGTGCGTGCGGCGAAATAA
- the argS gene encoding arginine--tRNA ligase, with protein MLSVKQELLAALAAELETLSPGAGARAAFENPKVAAHGDFACTAAMQLAKPLKANPRALGEQLKAALEATPAFQKWVDAIEIAGPGFLNIRLKPAAKQEIIREVLAQGEKFGYQADRGENILVEFVSANPTGPLHVGHGRQAAIGDAISNLYSTQGWKVHREFYYNDAGVQIDTLTKSTQLRAKGFKPGDECWPTDSENPLAKNFYNGDYIADIAQAFLAKETVKADDREFTANGDVEDYENIRNFAVAYLRNEQDKDLQAFNLKFDEYYLESSLYKNGHVEDTVKRLIESGHTYEQDGALWLKSTDYGDDKDRVMRKTDGTYTYFLPDVAYHIQKFKRGYGKVVNIQGTDHHGTIARVRAGLQAANVGIPQGYPDYVLHTMVRVVRNGEEVKISKRAGSYVTLRDLIEWTSKDAVRFFLLSRKPDTEYTFDVDLAVAQNNDNPVYYVQYAHARIQSVLRAWQEAGGAGVPALGDVDLSALEGPQAQALMLLLAKYPEMLTAAAAGNAPHDVTFYLRDLASSYHSYYDAERILVDDEKVKLARLALVAATAQVLHNGLAVLGVSAPERM; from the coding sequence ATGCTTTCCGTCAAACAAGAATTGCTCGCCGCCCTGGCTGCGGAGCTCGAAACCCTTTCGCCCGGCGCCGGCGCACGCGCTGCGTTTGAAAACCCCAAAGTGGCAGCCCATGGCGACTTCGCTTGTACGGCGGCCATGCAGCTGGCCAAGCCCCTGAAGGCCAACCCCCGCGCACTGGGCGAACAGCTCAAGGCCGCGCTGGAAGCCACGCCCGCTTTCCAGAAGTGGGTGGATGCGATCGAGATCGCCGGCCCCGGCTTTTTGAACATTCGCCTCAAGCCCGCTGCCAAGCAGGAAATCATCCGCGAAGTGCTGGCGCAGGGCGAGAAGTTCGGCTACCAGGCCGACCGTGGCGAGAACATCCTGGTGGAGTTTGTCTCCGCCAACCCCACCGGCCCGCTGCACGTGGGCCACGGCCGCCAGGCGGCGATTGGCGATGCCATCAGCAATCTGTACAGCACCCAGGGCTGGAAGGTGCACCGCGAGTTTTATTACAACGACGCGGGCGTGCAGATCGACACGCTGACCAAGTCCACCCAGCTGCGTGCCAAGGGCTTTAAGCCCGGTGACGAGTGCTGGCCTACCGACAGCGAAAACCCGCTGGCCAAGAATTTCTACAACGGTGACTACATCGCCGACATCGCCCAGGCCTTTCTGGCCAAGGAAACCGTCAAGGCCGATGACCGCGAGTTCACCGCCAACGGTGATGTCGAGGATTACGAGAACATCCGCAACTTCGCCGTGGCTTATCTGCGCAACGAGCAGGACAAGGATTTGCAGGCCTTCAACCTCAAGTTTGACGAGTACTACCTCGAGTCGAGCCTGTACAAGAACGGCCATGTGGAAGACACCGTCAAGCGTCTGATCGAAAGCGGTCACACCTACGAGCAGGACGGCGCGCTGTGGCTCAAGTCCACCGACTACGGTGACGACAAAGACCGCGTGATGCGCAAGACCGACGGCACCTACACCTACTTCCTGCCTGATGTGGCGTATCACATCCAGAAGTTCAAGCGTGGCTATGGCAAGGTCGTCAACATCCAGGGCACGGACCACCACGGCACCATCGCCCGCGTGCGCGCCGGCTTGCAGGCAGCCAATGTGGGTATCCCCCAGGGCTACCCCGACTACGTGCTGCACACCATGGTGCGCGTGGTGCGCAATGGCGAAGAGGTCAAGATCAGCAAGCGTGCGGGTTCTTACGTCACGCTGCGCGACTTGATCGAGTGGACCAGCAAGGACGCCGTGCGCTTCTTCCTGCTGAGCCGCAAGCCTGATACCGAGTACACCTTTGACGTGGACTTGGCCGTGGCCCAGAACAACGACAACCCCGTGTACTACGTGCAGTACGCCCATGCCCGTATCCAGTCCGTGCTGCGCGCCTGGCAAGAGGCCGGTGGCGCAGGCGTGCCTGCGCTGGGTGATGTGGATCTGTCCGCGCTGGAAGGCCCACAGGCCCAGGCCCTGATGCTGCTGCTGGCGAAGTACCCCGAGATGCTGACGGCCGCCGCTGCAGGCAATGCGCCACACGACGTGACCTTCTACCTGCGCGATCTGGCCTCCAGCTACCACAGCTATTACGACGCCGAGCGCATTCTGGTGGACGACGAGAAGGTCAAGCTGGCGCGACTGGCACTGGTCGCGGCCACGGCTCAGGTGTTGCACAATGGCTTGGCCGTGCTGGGTGTCAGTGCACCCGAGCGCATGTAA
- a CDS encoding DUF2214 family protein — MTFEAVLASVHLLAILTLVVFLTSQAALCRVEWMSAAVVQRLARLDMIYGIAAVILLLTGIARLVWGVKGVGGYVSSPLFHIKMTLFVVAVLLSLKPTFTFRRWKKTLDATGQLPAPEEVKQTRKWVMWQGHLIPVIAVIAVFWARGM, encoded by the coding sequence ATGACTTTTGAAGCCGTCCTTGCCAGCGTGCACCTGCTGGCCATTTTGACTCTGGTGGTGTTTCTGACCAGCCAGGCCGCACTGTGCCGGGTGGAGTGGATGAGCGCCGCCGTCGTGCAGCGCCTGGCGCGCCTGGACATGATTTACGGCATTGCCGCCGTGATTCTGCTGTTGACGGGGATTGCGCGCCTGGTTTGGGGCGTCAAGGGCGTTGGTGGCTATGTGTCTTCGCCCCTGTTTCACATCAAGATGACCTTGTTCGTCGTGGCGGTGCTGCTGTCGCTCAAGCCTACCTTCACCTTCCGCCGCTGGAAGAAGACGCTGGACGCCACAGGCCAGCTGCCAGCCCCTGAGGAAGTCAAGCAGACGCGCAAGTGGGTGATGTGGCAAGGTCATCTGATTCCCGTCATTGCCGTCATCGCCGTCTTCTGGGCGCGAGGCATGTAA